tgatttattttcttgtcaagTAAGGTCGAGTTTGTTCACGAGCtatttgattaaattattattttcttatatattgtgAAACCAttactaaaatgttttatatcttcacaattctataaatttttactacaaataaaatgttttataaataataatttaatatcatataaatttattgacaaacttatactatcaaatttcaaatttatataaatatttatctaGACAagcatatataaaaaatataatattatatagtaaaatcGAATCTTCATATTAACgaactttcaaaaacaaattataatgtTTGGGTTTAACTCATTTTACCGTTGAGCGTAAATTTAAGATTTGAActtcatttgtttttaaacAAACGAACATAAGAGAGAATTCTAGATCGAATCAATCTTTAATTGTCTTcgccatggttttaaaaaccataGTGAACAGAGAACCGAAAAGAGaattggttttaaaaaccaaaccTTCACTTGAGTTGACATCACCCTGACGGCCCTTCACCGTTACCCAACCCCTACagtttccttatttttaaagttttgaagtAGAACACCACCCAGTAAAAGAATACACCCACTGTTttagtttccttttttttttttgcgtggATAATCctgatgttttaattttgttcacgtacctttatttattttcactCTGTCCCACTGCCACCAACCTTCATTTACTTTCATTTATCTTCATTCATCACTCAAAGTACCATCCTCTCATTCCAGATCCAAAGTACTCTTCCTCTGTAAATGCTTACagacatctctctctctctctctctcactcaaaaGTCATGTGTATTTAAGTGGGGGTAATAAAGAAATTGCGGGCGTGTGAGTAGTAAAATTTTCgcagataaaaaaaattatgaattttgtttGTTGAACTTTGACCACAACTCCCAACCATAAGAACTTCTAAATTAGTGTTGTGTACACACAAATGGGTATGCACTAACTTGTCATATTTTACCAGACCATTGAAATCAATTAAGAGCGTTCACGTTCACTTTTTTggaattattctattttatcgttttaaaagttattttattaagtatgttatactattttataatatacttaatgtttcaatttttattgattttatctatttattaaaatattaattttactaattctttccctctctttcttttcataaaaaataattaaaaatactcATTTACCACTGTAAAATACAGTATAATCCGCTGTTTGGATaccaatgaaaaatgaaaattatttcactattcagcttatttttgttactattcatgggcctcactgcactttttgatattattcatggttctcattgtattatttcagttaacttttatctatatctacagtacttttagcaataaattttcagtttcagcaaaataaacaatatCTAAACAGATCCTAAGTCTTTTACAAGTTGCTATAGTGCCATCTTATATTTTTGCAATAGTAAGACTTTGCAAGACCGGATAATGCTAAATATTACCAATATATACGAAATTTACAAGACCTAATATAAATGCTATAAGAGTTTAAAACTTATTTGATTCACAATTCAAATCCATCACTAATAATAGTCAAACAtactttacttcaaaaaaaaaaaaaaatagtcaaacatactttcataaaaaataaaaataaaataaaatcaaacgtACGTCCCTCCTATAAATACCCTCATACATTCTTCATTCTCTGCATCCATCCTCTTCTTCGTTTCTCCTTACTGTTTTTCCCTACctcttttgttttccttttcttttttcctttactgTTTTTCCCTAACCCTCATCTTCCCCTTTTCATCTCCCAAGCCAGCCTTGTTCTTTGTGCACCATGGCCAAGCCTCTCTTTCTTCCAGTCACGCCCATTCTTATCCCTGCTTGTCTCTGTCGATCTCATGGACTTAGATTTGTGTATATGTACCAGCAATACATGAGAAGAAGACATAGAAAACGGCACCATTATGGCTTTGCTGGCGGCATTCAAGCACTTCGAGCACATGTTGCTGAACCGCTTATATTGCCaaagtgatattttttttttcatgcattgatatcctttcttccttcaagttttttttttttttaagatttgttTAAAGCCATTTTCACCCTCTAATTGGTATTCCCTAATGAGAAATCTTTTGCAGGAATTTGAAACAGAAGGATTTCGAAAGATTTAACCAAGTAAGTtgcttatttttattcaattaaaaataaaaatagatatttgtttgaattgaaaattaaattagctattttttttatctgttTTTCTAATTGTATATAATGTGTTCCATGTAGTGTCCCGAAAATTATAATccaaaaattcatatttaagcCATTATAAGAAATCTCCAAAGTAAATTAATTTAGTCTTCTTtgtattgttttttaaaatattcatacTATCCTTCTTCAGATTTGCTACCAGATCGTACCGTTATTGGCTTTATTAGACAACATACAGATAGTGGTCGATGCACCCCTGGTAGGGGTACTATAACTGAACGGTGCACAATAAGTAGCCGGCGCACTTAAAGTCGCATAACATTCATTCTGCTATCTTTGTTGAGCAGATCTTCATCGTAGCttgatgaaatattttttccaGTGAGTTTGTCTGTTTTTGTAAATGATTACTGAATATTAGTATGGACTTGGGCCTTTTTTATTTCAGTGAGTGAGCTCCTGACAGTTTCTCTAAGTGAAGGATTGAAAAAGAGTGAGAGCTCTTCGGAACAAGCTTTGCCCTTGGCCTGCCGACATTGGCTCAGCGCCAGGTTCGGTTGTataatcacataaaaaataaaaacgtatagcaaaaatttgaaataagttaattaataataaaactcaatttgaacaaaataaacataattgtAATTATTATAACAAAGACGTGGATTTAAACAATTTGAAACAAGTTAATTAAGAATAAAACTCAATTTGAACAAATTAAACATAAATTGTAATTATACAATTACATGGATTTccaaaagatttttattttattttttatttttttagaaaaacaaacacacaagaaAAAGAGttctaacataaaaataaatgtacaagatctaagattttgaaaaataaaataaaaaagagagtataAATCTAGCATAATATCCAATAATTAGACCCTGATCTATGTAGATCTAGCCTCATGGTTCCAGATCCATGATTGCATGTCGATTTGACAGAATTCAAATCATCTAATCTCCAAGATGTTGTATTGCTCTTAAGTCTTAAGCATCAGAGaagatttataaataaataaaatcttatatCACTCCTCTCAAAAGCAACGTTTTCATATTTaaaggttaaaattgtaatacATAAGAAACTTTCTCCAAAGCCGCCAAGTGCGTGAAATCTCCTACATAAAATTCTAATACATAAGAAAGGGTTGGACTCGTGTACCGTGACCACGTGTCTATATATTAATGTGTTCAGAGCATTAGCAtccaaaaatgtaaaataaattacattctcaaaatttattttatctaatttaCCATCTTATTTTATAACTCACCCAACAtttcagtttctatttttacatataattcattaaaataatataaactagcctcatcacatgtTTTGCGTATgcaatgagacttttttttttttttttttaaaatattttaagaacatgGGATAGTTTTGGTTGTGTACATGAGGTAGTGGGAAGTTTTATAAAACATGGAATAGTTTTATAAACATGGGtaggtttaaaaaatattttgaggtTGTTTTGTGTTACCGGCTTTTAACAATAATATAAACTTTTGTTGCTTGAgtaatttttatatgtatagttTGATTTATGTTACCACCTATATGCAGGGAAATGAGCTTGTACACGCAGCATATATATTTAGCTGGGTATGCAAGTGTCATAGCTTACATGGAGACATCTATGAACAAAGTACCAATACATACAAATGCATAAATAGGGTATGAATGGGTACAGTATATTTTTCATGGAAATGAGCATTAATGTCACAATGTATTTAGAGTATCACGCCGTGTTTTTGAAGAATTGTGTAATACATTGAGCACTCAATATGGATATGAGGGTAGCAAATGAGTTCGCTTGGAAGAGTATGTGACAATTATATTAGTGGTACTTGGTCATGGCATATGTAATAGAATGCTTTAGAATAGATTTCAGCATTCGGGTAAGAAATAAGTCGACACATGAAAATGGTAGTTACGTTGTTAGGCAATGTTATGTTACAAGATATTTCCTAATGTGCCACAACATATTCTCAATTCCAATAGATATTGGCCACATTTCAAGGTACTTTGTTATTTTGGTATCttgatttaattttattcaatttatcttTATGATGAAAACACGTTGTAAATTTCACATGGTATTTTTATGGCAATGATTACAATTGCATTGGTATGATTGCTAGGGTTTATGTTCTCGTGGTCTTATCAATTCATAAGCAACATACATACAAAGGAAGGAAAGGGAAGTCAATAATCAATTGAATGTATGCTTGTGATTTTGACATGAAATTCACATTTGCATGTATTAGATGGAAAGGGTTAGCATATGACATAAGAATACTTTTAAATTGTCTCAATAATAAGAGTGACAACTTTCCAAAACTTTCACTTGGTTTGTATTGctgaattttaattaatgtattaAAACATGTGTTATGTAATGAAAATGCTAATGTAATAAACATTCTCATTTGCAGGAAAATATTATCTTGTTGATTCAAGGTACCCTATGAAGAAAGGATTCATTGCACCATTTAAGGGGGAGAGGTACCACCTCCCCAATTTTCAATAAGGTTGAACACCACAAAATTCAGAGAAGAAATTTAATTATCTCCACTCATCACTTTGTTTTGTCATAGAGCAAACTTTTGGTGTTTGGAAGAATAAAtggagaattttgagagatGCGCAACTATGATATATGCATTCATGAACGCATTATTATTACTACAATGGTCcttcataattttattaaagCACATGAAGACAATGTATTTGGACAAGGGCTTTCTAGACGAGACACATGTGAAAGTAGCGAGGGAGGTTATTACGATGAAATAACATGTGATATTTTCTTTAGATGAACCTAAGATGAAAGTGGTTCAAAATAATATCACAGCATTGATACATGGGATTCTTCCATTGTAGGACTTTCTTTGTTACTAATGTTATAATTATCAGTCTTACTAATGTTATAATTATCAGTCatattatgagttttttttttttttggtcaaaatctAAAAACTTGTTATAATTACCATTGACATTATGGTATTTTTTTGGTAACTCTAATTGATGACTTTGGTGAAATATGTATCTTAATTATGATATAACAAACTTAATAGCAAATTATAgctaagacaaaaaaaaaaaatagttattattattgttgttgttgttattgttgttaaaTATTTGTCTTTTGTATTTGAAAGTCACTTTACATATTCAAGCATtaaaatagggttaaaattgCATATAAAAAAACAACTGTAGACGCAAAGGCCCAATATCATACAATGGGTCTTGGGTCCCGTATGGGAAATTTGACCACGTCTAAGGAGAAGACGTGGGTGACAAAAGGGCTCTCGGACCAATTCTTATGGGCCTGAAGATGTTTAAAAggcggtccgaggagaaatgtctcctcggacgtaccaaatatggctcaaacatgcactctgCCTGCTAAAAGGACCCACCCCAACAAGTGTTAGTAACAAggatgagtcccacaagccTGTAAGAAGGAAGAAAGTGTAGGATGCCAAGGGTGAGGCTGCAGCTGCCATATTAAATGTatgacagctacttttctggccgcattaatgttgAGAGGACTTGTGAACAGTGTTGctttggctaccacaactcatagAAAGATGGAggggatgtccgatgggacagacactcaagtgaaggtccagatgatcaacaagtgtaaagccctGATGACTTCAAGAGGACTATATAAGAAaggggagtccccatgaagaaggggacGAAGAAAAGAAGGAACTTAAGAACAGAAGAATAGTGCTAGAACCATAGCCTTCGAGCAGGGACCGATATATATCCTCCACGTCTCCTCAGACTGAATATCTAATGGACATGAAGGGGATATTCTTACTTTCAATTGTTGCATGGCCCAATTTTAGCTAGTATACACTTCGTTAAGGCCTAGTTCTgtagcccactctctataaattcattatgtcgggctccttgggccagaaccccctacctgttgggcctgggccctgaatcgtgaccctacaattggtgccgtctgtgggaagaacttgtgccTCAGCAAGTGAGACCGTTAGAGATGGAAGGATTAGGTCTGCGCCAAATCGAACACGTAGACTCCCAACGGCAGGACAACTTTTTGAAGCTCGAATGGGAAAGAGATTAAGCCAAGCGACGAGAGGGTAGCGTAAATACATCCCACACGAGCAGAAGTCACTCTAAAGGGAAAGGTCACGCATCCCAAAAGCGGGACGATAACAGGGCTCTACAGCAAGGAATCGACGACTTAAAGAAGAAGTTGCGCCGAGCGTAGCGAAGGCATCCTTCCCCTAGTCCGGACACCAGCGATGAGGAGGACAATGAGTACAGGCGAAGATAGAGAACCCCGCCAAGTGAAACATTCTCCTATGAGGAAGAGCAATCTCACACACGCGGCCACAGAAGCCCGTCTTACAAGGGCCTAGCAAACGACgccatgagtaaggccctgGACCGCATCTCTCAGTCACCCTTCACGCGTAGAATAGAGGGGGCTGAGCTTCCTAGGCAGTTCCACCAACCCATTTTTGCCATATATAATGGTCAGACGAACCCTATAGAGCACGTAAGCCAGTTTAAccagaggatggccgtccatTCCAGGGATGAGGCAttgatgtgcaaagtgtttCCGTTTAGTTTGGGACCCATggcaatgagatggtttgacAGCCTCAAGCCAAACTCCATAAATCTTTAAGCAGCTAACACAGGCTTTTGGTTCTCGCTTCATAACGAGTAGCAAGGTTCCTCGGCCCTTAGATTCCCTCCTGTCCTTATCCATGCGAGAAGGAGAGACCCTGAAGGCCTACTTggataggtattgggagatgtataacgaGATACAGGGAAATTACAATGATGTCGTCATCAACACATTCAAGAGGGGCCTGCCAACAAAGTACGGTTTAAGAAAGTCCTTGACTGGGAAACTGGTCACCAGCGTGCACCAGCTCATGGATCGAATCGACAAATACAAGAGAGTCGAAGAGGACCAACAGACGGGAAAGGGCaaagcgaaggttgtccctcaagaaaggagggacttcaggtcggactGCTTTAACAACAGTAACCGGCCGATAAGGGATTACTCGGAGCAGTCTGGATCCATCGGGGCACAAgcagtccatgctgtgttccgagaaccattACATAAGATCCTAGAGAAAGTGAAGAACGAACCGTTCTTTCAATGGCCAAGTAAGATGGCAGGCGACCCTGcgaaacgtaaccagaacctatATTGCGAATATCACCAAGAACCAGGCCACACCACCGATGACCGCAGAAATCTAAAAAATCACTTGGACCGGCTGATCCGAGAGGGAAAGCTGAGACACCTTTTGCATCATCCTGTTGGACGGCAGGAGCAGACGAGCGTCGAGGCAAGGCCAAGCACATTGAGACCGCTCATTggcacgataaatgtcattcttACACTGCCATTGTAGCCAGACCGTGGCTTCATGCCCTAGGAGTTGTATCATTAACCCTacaccaaaaggtgaagtacCCGTTGGAGGGTCAGATCAAAGAAGTGGTGGGGGACCAAGCCATGGCCCGGCAATGCATGGTGTTCGCCATCTCGCGACGACCGAGTACTAAGCCCTCTACGTCTGCGAAGAatggcttatagcaattaacaaCCCCGACCCTGGCCTCGGGTAGTGGAGGACTTGCCGAGGAGGCAAGTTGTGAGGATTTGGAAAAAGTTCTTGTGGGCTCTGATCTAGAAAGattttttcaggtcggctcgGAACTGCCGccccaagagaaggaaaagCTGATTGATTTTCTCAGAAAAAATGtggatgtgtttgcatgggacgcctacgaggCTCCGGGGGGTCGATCCGAATTTCATTTGCCACCATCTTAATATTAGTCCGGCCGTGACACCAAAGAAACAACCTCCTCGGCGATTGTTGAAAGAGCATGCGGATGCGGTGAGGGAGAAGGTGatgaaattaaagaaagtatgggctatcaaagaagttttttacccCGAGTGACTGGCCAATACAGTTGTGGTGAAAAAGAAGAGTGGGAAGTGGcgagtctgcgtggacttcacagacctgaaTAAGGCCTGCCCGAAGGATCCTTTCCCTATGCCTCGGATAGATCGATTGGTGGATTCGACTATgggacaccctcgaatgagcttcttaaacgcctttcaaggataccatcaaatacccCTGGCTGCCGACGACTAAGAAAAAACGACTTTTGTCACCCCCATCGGAAACTACCATTATAAGGTAATGCCCTTTGACTTGAAGAACGCTGGGTTGACCtaccagaggatgatgaccaggatgtttgaactACAAATGGGCAAAAGCATCGAAgtctatatagacgacatggtggtgaagagaaAGTTGGTGTCCGATCACGTGAAAGACCTCGGCGATATCTTTGAAATCCTGAGAAAATACAAGCTGCGCCGGAACGCGTCCAAATGTTCGTTCGGAGTTGGATCAGGGAAATTCTTGGGTTAtatggtgacccatagaggtATTGAAGTCAGCCCCGACCAGATTAGAGCTATTAACAACATGCATTCTCCTTGGAACCCCAAAGAAGTCCAAAAGCTCACCGGTATGATTGCCGTCTTGAACCGTTTTATCTCTCGCTTGATGAACAGGTGTAGGCCTTTTTTCCTCttattaaacaagtggaaagagttCGAGTGGACTGAAGAATGGGCCTTAGccttccagcagcttaaggagTATCTGTCTCGGCCGTcaatcatgtccagtcctgaaACCGACGAGGTCCTATTCGCCTACATTGCTGTGGCCCCTCACGCAGTGAGCCTAGTGCTGATCCAGGTGGACAATGGCACACAACGGACTATCTACTATGTGAGCAAGTCGTTGCATGAAGCAGAGATCCGTTACCTCCCCCTGGAAAAAGCCATCCTGGCAATCGTACAAGCCACGAGaaagctcccccactatttcTAGGCACACACCGTTGTTGTATTAACCCAACTCCCACTCAGATCAATACTCTGGAGTGCTGATTACACAGGGAGAATAGCTAAGTGGGGGACCATTCTTGGCGCCTTCGACATTaggtacatgcctcgcaccaCTGTGAAGGGCCAAGTCCTGGCGGATCTGGTAACTGAGTTTGCCGAGCCCTCACCAGAAGAAGGGGGAGGGGTACTGGGCACAGATAAAAAACTGGTCGGCACAGTCTCTCAGCAAGAGCCCACTTGTTGGAAAGCATACGTAGACGACGCGGCCAATCAAAGGGGCTCTGGGGTGGGGCTCGTCCTGATTTCCCCCGAGGGGATTACCATGGAAAAATTGCTAAGACTGGACTTCTTGGCCACAAATAACGAGGCAGAATATGAGGCCCTGTTGGAAGGAATGTTTATGGTCGAGAAATCCATAAACGTGTTCTCAGACTCAAGACTCGTTGGAGGACAAGTAAATGGGGAATTGGAGGCAAGGGATGAAAGAATGTAGGAGTACCTAGTCCAAGCTAAGCGCTTGTGGGCGTGTTTTAACTTGTTCAGCCTAATGCATGTATCCAGGAGCGAAAACACCCATGTTGATTCTCTTGCCACGCTAGCCACCTCCTCGGCGCAATGCCTACCTCGGGTTATACTGGTGGAAGATCTACACAGACCTCGATGGTGAAAGCCGAGATGATGCATGTTTACAGCGTCAGGGTagggcctagctggatggatccttTAATACTGTTTTTAAAGGAGGATACCTTACCCGAAGAGAAGAGCGAGGCCGACAAGATTAGGAGAAAGGCTTCTCGATTCTAGCTGTCCGAGGACTTGAAACTGTATAAGCGCTTATTTTTAGGACCGTACTTGCTATGCATACACCCGGATGCCACAGAACTTATCCTCGAGGAActgcatgaaggaatttgtgggagCCATACCGGGGGTAGATCCCTGTCCTATGGAGCCATAACCCAAGGTTATTAGTGGTTGAGCATGCAGAAAGAGGCGCACAAATacgtgaagaagtgcgaccaatgccagAGGTTCGCCCCAAATATATATCAACTAGGCGGGACCTTCAATCcgctgtccagcccttggccgttcgcacaatgggacCTGGATATCCTAGGACCATTTCCCAAAGCAGTGGGGAACAAAAGGTTCCTTCTTATTGGcattgattatttcacaaaatgagTCGAAGTTGAGCCACTGGCAAATATTAGAGACGTAGATGCCAAGAAGTTTATTTGGAAGAATATCGTCAACAGGTTCGGAGTCCCTCACATCCTAATCTCGGACAACGGTCTCCAATTCAATAGCAATGCTTTCAGAAGGTATTGCAGCGAGTTGGGAATTGCGAATAGATACTCCACATCGGCTTACCCACAGGGGAATGGGCAGGCAGAAGCCGTCAATAAAGTCATAGTAAATGGGTTGAAAAAGAGGTTAGATGATGCGAAAGGGAAATGGGTTGAAGAAGAGGTTAGATAACTCGAAAGGGAAATGGGTAGAAGAATTGCCCCATGTCCTGTGGACGTACCTCACCACGCCACGCAGATCCACAGGggagacccccttttcgatgacttatggAGCCGAGGCTGTCATCCCTCTAGAAACAAACTTTCCAACGCTGAAGACCAGTACATTCTATCCTGATGTTAACAACGGGTTGTTGGAAAAAAGCTTAGACCTCATtgaggaaaaaagggaaagagcaATGGTCCAACTCGCCTACTACcaatataaacttaaacaagGTTATGATGCCAAGGTGAAGCTAAGACCACTAGCACTTGGGGACCTGGTATTAAGAAAAGTCCTGGGCACTGCAAGAAATCCCGCATGGGGAAAGCTcggaccaaattgggaagggCCATATCGTATCACCTCGGTGGCCGGCATAGGGGCctactttttagaagatttggaGAAACATGTAGTGCCAcgtccttggaatgtaaataacttgaaaatgtattattattaatgaaagttcatATTCAGGGTACTACCTACTGTGCATTCTTATCTAAgggttaaacaaaacccaattccTACGTGGCTTTTcgaaccacaggcttgggggaaattaatcactacgcagttcttatcTAAGCgttaaacaaaactcaattcctgcttggctccttggaccacaggctaggggaaaattaaccactacgcggTTTTTAcctaaatgttaaacagaacccaagtcctgcatggctcctcgaaccacaggttagggggaaattaaccactacgcggTTTTTACCTAAGTGTTGAATAGAACTCAAATCCTGcgtggctcttcggaccacaagatagggggaaattaaccactacacGATTTATacctaagtgttaaacagaacccaagcaC
The Quercus lobata isolate SW786 chromosome 10, ValleyOak3.0 Primary Assembly, whole genome shotgun sequence DNA segment above includes these coding regions:
- the LOC115963066 gene encoding uncharacterized protein LOC115963066 isoform X2, with translation MAKPLFLPVTPILIPACLCRSHGLRFVYMYQQYMRRRHRKRHHYGFAGGIQALRAHVAEPLILPKNLKQKDFERFNQICYQIVPLLALLDNIQIVVDAPLVGVL
- the LOC115963066 gene encoding uncharacterized protein LOC115963066 isoform X1 is translated as MAKPLFLPVTPILIPACLCRSHGLRFVYMYQQYMRRRHRKRHHYGFAGGIQALRAHVAEPLILPKNLKQKDFERFNQGNELVHAAYIFSWVCKCHSLHGDIYEQSTNTYKCINRENIILLIQGTL
- the LOC115964896 gene encoding uncharacterized protein LOC115964896, which gives rise to MREGETLKAYLDRYWEMYNEIQGNYNDVVINTFKRGLPTKYGLRKSLTGKLVTSVHQLMDRIDKYKRVEEDQQTGKGKAKVVPQERRDFRSDCFNNSNRPIRDYSEQSGSIGAQAVHAVFREPLHKILEKVKNEPFFQWPSKMAGDPAKRNQNLYCEYHQEPGHTTDDRRNLKNHLDRLIREGKLRHLLHHPVGRQEQTSVEARPSTLRPLIGTINVILTLPL